TGGAACAATGACTCAATGGGCTTTCTAGTCGGCATTTCATATTCAGATAAACAAAGCCGAATCGACCGTTTTGATTTACAAGATGTGGGTTACAAATCCACTTTTATTGATACTAGTGACGATGGCGTGTCAAATGACAAAGTTAAAGGTAGACACCCAAACAAACCAAACTTTACTGCTGAGGTTGAGGATCGTGAACGTTTAAGTATTGCTTCAACTTTCCAGTGGCGGCCTAGCTATGAACATACAATTACCTTAGATGCCATGTTAGTTGATTTTGGTAATTTTCAAACGCGATACGGTACTCAGTTTTCACCAGAAGGTGGAACTGTAAGAACGAACCACCTGCAGGACGAGAACGGAACTTTTGTAAAGTTTACCGCTCCAAACAACCCCAACGATATAGAAGTTCGCCCATTTCAGGACGATACCAAAACCCATTTAATTGGCTTTAATTACGAGGGAATTTTAAACTCGACACTGTCTATCTCAACAGATATTTCTTATTCAAAAGCCGAAAATATTAACCGTAAGGATCAGCTAACACCTGGCGCTCGTTTTGACTATGAATTTGACGCCACCACTGGCAACAACATCCCTAATATAACGACTCCAGGAACGGATTTGGAAAACCCTTCACTCTTCCAAGCTCATTTTGTTGGTTTACGAGAACAACAACGTGAAGACTCCGTTTTAGAAGCTAGATTTGATGCCAATTTAGATTTATCTATCGGCATATTAGAAACATTAGACGTAGGTTACTTTTTATCTGACCGCGAAAAATCTCAAGTGGGATATTCAAACAATCAAAATTGGTGTGGCTTAGGTTGTGGCAGAAATGACGACAAATTTGACCTACCAGACAATATATTTGAACCGTTTCCATTCGATAACTTTATGTCGCAAGAACCCGGTGACTTTCCGCGTGCGTGGGCCACGTTTGATGCGAGTAAATTTTTAGGATTTGTTGAAGAAAATGCACCTGACACTTTGATAATGACGAAGCAAGCTGGTGAAACCTTCACAACAAACGAAAAATCAGATTCACTTTATGTCAAATTAAATTTAGGCGGGGAACTTGCTTCAATGCCATGGGCTGGTAACTTTGGTTTGCGTTACGTTAACATCAAACGCGAAACCTCTGGTGTTGCCCAGAATATTCAATTTAATGACAATACCATCGTTCACCAAGGGGGATCAAATATCGCTTTTGTTGGGGAGGCAGAGCCACTAACTGCAAGTAAAGACTTCAGCACGGTTTTACCAAGCTTGAACTTTAAGTTGGAACTGTCGAATGAATTAATCCTGCGCGCATCAGCCTCAAAAGTAATGACACCTCCGGGTATGTCTGCATCGTCCGTGCAAATGAGCACCAGTGGTATATTCGAAAATTTTGTCATTAGAGGCTCAAACCCACAATTAGAACCATTCCAAGCGAAACAATTCGATTTAGGCTTAGAATATTATGCCGACAACGGTGATGCCATCAGTATAGGTTTATTTTCGAAAGACATCACGACAGGTATTGAGCAAATTGTTAGTCGTATTGATACCGGTTATGACATCCCAAATTTAGGTCGCTTATTTGCTTTAGACAACCGTTATCAAAATACTGATGGTGGTACAATACATGGTTTCGAATTCGCTGTATTGCATAACTTTGATTATCTACCTTCGCCGTTTGATGGTTTGGGTATTCAAGCGAACTATACTTACGCAAAAAGCGCGTCCGATGATAAAAAAGACCAAAGTGATCGTTTAGATAACTTCGCTTTACCAACTGAAGAAGGCGTCGGTGGCTTTGCGAAAAATTCATACAATTTAATCGCATTTTACGAGAAAGGGGATTTTGGTTTGCGCTTAGCTTACAATAAACGTGACCGCTTTATTTTACAAAGCGAAGGAGGGGGTGGCGATGCTCGTTATGGACAACCATATGGTCAATTAGATATAAGCGCTTCTTACGATATAACTGAAGACGTTGCTGTGTTTTTCGAAGGTACTAACCTTACCGACGAAGGTACAATTCGTGAGCAATCATACGGTCGAATTTACAGTGTTGAATACGCTGGGCGTCGCTTAGGTGTAGGTATGAGGGTGAATTTTAACTAATAAGCCACACCCAACCAGCATTGCGAAGATATAACGTTTCGTAATGCTGGCATCACAACATATATTATAATAGCTCTTCATTTAAATCATTGGATTTAATATGTCTAAATTTCGTTTAATTGCGTTCTGTTTTTTAGTTTCTTTGGTGGCCACGTCTTGTTCGTTCAGTTCACATTTAGCGCCAAACATTCTACATTCTATAAACTATTCTGGACAATACCATTGGCACTCACAAACCAAAACCCTTACTTTTCTTTCAAGTGGCAGTTTAAACTCTGGCCATCAAGGTTGGGATATACCAAAACAAATAAAAACATTAAAAATTGCCAAAAATGTAAAAGTTCAAGGGCGATTTAACGTATTCCATAGCTTGGAAATTAAAGGGCAAAACGCTGTTACGTCTTTAATATA
The sequence above is a segment of the Catenovulum adriaticum genome. Coding sequences within it:
- a CDS encoding TonB-dependent receptor — encoded protein: MSKINLNRSLAAAAVASALTMPNVAQSQTNSSADATEVIQVKGIRGSLLKSNDVKREAINVVDAITAEDIGKFPDQNLAESLQRITGVSIDRQNGEGTGVTVRGFGPTFNAVRYNNRTIATTNTERNFDFQIIAPELLTGVEVHKSPTADLPEGGIGATINMQAAKPLASPGTKLVISAKGTHQNISGEISPQVSGLYSTTWNNDSMGFLVGISYSDKQSRIDRFDLQDVGYKSTFIDTSDDGVSNDKVKGRHPNKPNFTAEVEDRERLSIASTFQWRPSYEHTITLDAMLVDFGNFQTRYGTQFSPEGGTVRTNHLQDENGTFVKFTAPNNPNDIEVRPFQDDTKTHLIGFNYEGILNSTLSISTDISYSKAENINRKDQLTPGARFDYEFDATTGNNIPNITTPGTDLENPSLFQAHFVGLREQQREDSVLEARFDANLDLSIGILETLDVGYFLSDREKSQVGYSNNQNWCGLGCGRNDDKFDLPDNIFEPFPFDNFMSQEPGDFPRAWATFDASKFLGFVEENAPDTLIMTKQAGETFTTNEKSDSLYVKLNLGGELASMPWAGNFGLRYVNIKRETSGVAQNIQFNDNTIVHQGGSNIAFVGEAEPLTASKDFSTVLPSLNFKLELSNELILRASASKVMTPPGMSASSVQMSTSGIFENFVIRGSNPQLEPFQAKQFDLGLEYYADNGDAISIGLFSKDITTGIEQIVSRIDTGYDIPNLGRLFALDNRYQNTDGGTIHGFEFAVLHNFDYLPSPFDGLGIQANYTYAKSASDDKKDQSDRLDNFALPTEEGVGGFAKNSYNLIAFYEKGDFGLRLAYNKRDRFILQSEGGGGDARYGQPYGQLDISASYDITEDVAVFFEGTNLTDEGTIREQSYGRIYSVEYAGRRLGVGMRVNFN